Genomic segment of Kingella negevensis:
TGGCAAATTATGCTGCTCAAACGGACGCAACAAATTATCCAGCCAGTCGTCCGCCTCCCAAACGCTAAACACGTTATTCACGTTATAAGTCAATTTCAGCGCATCGGGATTGCGTAACTTGTCGGCACGGCTCAACCAGCCTGCACGCGCCACTTGGGCAAAATAATTGGGCAAGCTATCCAAACGCTGCTGCATTGCCAAGCTCAGCAAATCTTCTACCTTTGGGTATAAATTGCTGACTTGATTTTGCTGCAAAAATCGGCTTGCCGATTGCGTTTTTTTGCTTGCCACCACCGCCATTTGACTGCTCCTATTGCTCTACTTCACGTTTTACACTCGGGTTGGCATGACTGCCCAATTCGGCAATGCCCACCCCACTAATACCCACAAATTCGCGCCCTGTGTCGCTATCTTTAATCACATACACACCGCGTTTATTGCCGTATGCCGTACGTTGCTGCGTTTGCCCTGTGCAGGCTGCCAATGCCAAAAACACCGCCAACCACAACATGTTCGCCACTTTACGGATATAGCAATGTTTCATGGCTCGCGCTCCATTTGTCCTGCCACCGTTTTAAACAACTCGCCACTCACCACCAAGCAGCTTGTGCGGCGCAAATCGCGTCTGCAATGCAAACGACCTGCCACAAACCCCACCACAAACAGCACTACCGCCACCAATGCCACCGTTACCACTAATAAAGCCCAAGTCAAAAATCCCATGTTGTTACTCCATATCATTGTTTGGTTGATTTAAATTCAATTTCTGCATCAATTTCGCGTTGTATGCATCAAACTCTTTGACACATTGCTTTTGCTCCATGCCGCGCAACCGCTCAAACAAACCATGCGCCTTGTTGGCAGCAATCGCATCGCCATCAAACGACTGCTCACCATAGCATTTTGCCAAGCGAAACAACCGCGCCGCTTCGCGCTGCACACAGCCATTTATCGCCCCATTGATTGGATGATTCATACTTCACGCTCCACATTCAAACCACGCATCCGCGCCGTTCGCTCTGACGACTTCAACAACTTATCCACGCGATGTGCGTAGTCGCTCAATTCAATCAAAAACAAAGTTGGCAACGCCCACGCCAATTCACTTTGCACCGCCAAATGGTTTGCTTGTCGTGCCAAACGTGCCATTTGTGTCAAAATTTCCTGCATCTGCTTAATCGCTTGTATCTGCATGGGTTTTAGCAACACATCAAACAAAATAGGCTCGGATACCTTGACTTGTTTTGCTGCACCCACATTCAAGTTGCGCATAATTTTGGCATTTTTCATTTTTGCTTCGTCACACACTCGATACATTTCCGCCACCAACACCCCAACGTCCAAATCCTCCAGAACATCATCAAGTCCAGCCGCCATTGCCATACCCCTAATCCAATTCGCTCAATACATCGCCATTTGCCATGGGTGGAAGTCGCTTGCTTTGATATTTCGCGCTGGGCTGGCTTAACGTGTGCGTGACTTCAAACACGCCACAACCCGACCAACCACACAGCGGATTCACGCATTGCACCAAACTATATTGCCGCGATAAATTACTCACACGCTGACTGCGCTTAATTGCCGTAGGACCACCGCAAACAGGGCAATCAATGACCACCCTGTATTTAATTTTCGTCATGCTTTGCTCCAAAAATTCGGTCGCTTTGCACCGCAATACCAAGCAGCCTGCGAACCGATAAATGCACTCTGCGCCACAAACGCGCACTTTCTTCGCTTTCCAATTTGCCGTCTTCGGTCATTTCGCGCCATTCGTCCCACAGCAAGCCCACATCGCGGAACGTGTGCAAAAAGTCTTCGGTAATATCCAAGCCCAACAATGCAGCTGCGTCCAGTTCAGGCAACTTCACAAACACGCCACCGCTTTCGCGCGCCACCGCTTCGGCAAAATCCGTGCGTTCGGTCATGCGCTGCATAATCATTGCCTGCTCAATGCTCAACGCCTGCCCCTTAATTTGATACAAACGGTTTTCCAACGCCGATAGCGTCAAGCCCAGCATAGCAGCCGTGGTGGCATGACCACCGTTGGGCGATTTTGCCATTTCACGCAAAGACAGTTGAATTTGGTTATTCATGATTTACCCCTTATTATTTTGGTGTTCAGATTGCACCGTTTTGTCTAAACTCTCGCCACGAATTAACTGCACACCGCGTAAAAAAACTTGCCATTGAATACGGTCAATCAAGGCAGTATCGTAGCCATATTTATCAAGACGAATGCCACAAAATTCGCCATATTCTTCGCGCAATGCTTGTTCATACAGCTCGCGTTCTTGCGGATAATCCGCAGGCAAAAAGCGATAAGTTCTCGCTTCGATTTGAGCAGATTCAAGTAATTGAGCAGGCGTAGCATCACCTTCTTTAAACCATTCAATACGCCGTGCTTGCAGTTTGTCGCGCAGCCCTTTTTCAGGGATAGGTTTTAAAATAGCTTTGAGTTGTTTCAGAAATTCCTTTTTATCCATGATTTGCCCCTTCATCACACAGCGGTGCGTGCCTTAACCACTTCATAAGCACGGTCTATGGCAGCCATGCGAATAAAAGCAGCGATTGGCATACCGCTTAATTCAGCCGCTCGGCAAATAATGTCCTTGTTTTGAACAGGAACACGCACATTTACGATAGGAGACGCGCCTTTTTTATTAGACGCACGATTGATATTTTCAGAAGACATGATAAAATAACCTCTCTTGTATGCTGTTTGTATATTGTTGCAGATATATCAAACAAGTGAATAAGTGAGAGCAGAATGTTTCAATCCCAATATTTAAACGATTCACGCTCAGAATTTGATGAAGCAATTAACACCTACATCGCGTAAAATCCAGAATATTTTGCAGAGAACGCGCAATTTCTTAAATTGCTCATGTGCCACTTTCACAGAAGATTGAGAAATAGCCAACATCCCGCAAACAGATAAATTGTGCAGCGCGATGCGTTTGGCGCGGAAATATTGATTAACTGGTTTCAGTTTGAAGCCCTTTCTTTCGTTTAGGTTGCTTGTATATTGCCTTTGACAGAGTTGATAACATACCACCTTTAATTAGCTATTCAATAACTAAATGTAAGCTATTTAACTAATTCAAAGTTAGACTTTTGTTTTATTTAGGAATTTTCTTTTGAGCGAAAAAACTTTAATTGTTCCAGTATTGGAGCGAGCAAAAGAAGCCATGAATGCTAAATCTGATTATGAATTAGCACAGAAATTGGGCGTAACAACGGCAGCAATGAGCGGATATAAAAAACGCAAATCGCTACCGTTGGAGCAGTGTATAAAAATTGCTCAAATTAGTTCGGTTTCTTTGGATTGGTTGATTTTGAATAAGGGTAATAAATACGGTGTCCCAGCCTCTCATAAACCTACTCCCAAGCAATTATTAACGCTTAAAGATAAAGAGCATAGAATTTGGCTTGAAATGCTTAGTTATGATTTAGGCAATCAAGATTTACCGTTAACTGAATCTGAAACCAAGTTAGCTTGTTTATTAAAGAAAGTTACTGCAGAAATAAGCGAAATCAAATTTCATCAAGCTAATCCTAATTTAGTGAAACTGCTTACTAATTTAGAAAAGCGTAAATTTGAATATCCAGTTGATGAAATTGAGCAGCAGACCGATATTCAAAATAATCAATTAAACCCAGAACAAAAAATGCTGCTCACAGGTTTTGATAGCTTAACCAGCGAGCAGCAAGATTGTATTTTCACGTTTATCCGCCGTTTCGTTCACGGAGAAGAAATCGTGTATTCAAAACCTACCATTCACATTAGCGGTGGCAATGTCGGTCAAGCCAATGCAGGCAACGGACACATTGAAAATTTGAATATAAAAAACGATAAAGGGTAATCTTCATTATGATTATGGCAACC
This window contains:
- a CDS encoding ogr/Delta-like zinc finger family protein; this encodes MTKIKYRVVIDCPVCGGPTAIKRSQRVSNLSRQYSLVQCVNPLCGWSGCGVFEVTHTLSQPSAKYQSKRLPPMANGDVLSELD
- a CDS encoding YmfL family putative regulatory protein, with the protein product MNNQIQLSLREMAKSPNGGHATTAAMLGLTLSALENRLYQIKGQALSIEQAMIMQRMTERTDFAEAVARESGGVFVKLPELDAAALLGLDITEDFLHTFRDVGLLWDEWREMTEDGKLESEESARLWRRVHLSVRRLLGIAVQSDRIFGAKHDEN
- a CDS encoding DUF1778 domain-containing protein, whose translation is MSSENINRASNKKGASPIVNVRVPVQNKDIICRAAELSGMPIAAFIRMAAIDRAYEVVKARTAV
- a CDS encoding helix-turn-helix domain-containing protein, whose amino-acid sequence is MSEKTLIVPVLERAKEAMNAKSDYELAQKLGVTTAAMSGYKKRKSLPLEQCIKIAQISSVSLDWLILNKGNKYGVPASHKPTPKQLLTLKDKEHRIWLEMLSYDLGNQDLPLTESETKLACLLKKVTAEISEIKFHQANPNLVKLLTNLEKRKFEYPVDEIEQQTDIQNNQLNPEQKMLLTGFDSLTSEQQDCIFTFIRRFVHGEEIVYSKPTIHISGGNVGQANAGNGHIENLNIKNDKG